A single Micromonospora sp. CCTCC AA 2012012 DNA region contains:
- a CDS encoding GTP-binding protein: MDSVRSPEWPVPAAGGLAANSAAARYGTPAGPGSAPGRAVPPPVPAPPAPTPAPPPPYRPPAGSAPTVTGTPGRTPPIPVKILIAGGFGVGKTTTVGAISEIAPLTTEAEMTSAGIGVDDPGVRSTKTTTTVAMDFGCVTIDRSLKLYLFGTPGQARFGFMWDDLARGALGALVVVDSARLDDCYPAIDFFERAGLPFVVGVNAFDGRLAHDLASVRWALAIGDHVPLVQFDARERLSVRDALLVVLDRALERATRERDA, translated from the coding sequence ATGGACTCCGTGCGATCACCTGAATGGCCCGTCCCGGCGGCGGGCGGGCTCGCCGCCAACAGCGCCGCCGCCCGGTACGGCACCCCGGCCGGTCCCGGTTCCGCCCCCGGGCGGGCCGTGCCGCCACCCGTGCCCGCGCCGCCCGCGCCCACGCCGGCACCGCCGCCGCCGTACCGGCCGCCGGCGGGGTCCGCGCCGACCGTCACGGGCACCCCGGGGCGTACGCCGCCGATCCCGGTGAAGATCCTCATCGCCGGTGGGTTCGGCGTCGGCAAGACCACCACGGTGGGGGCGATCTCCGAGATCGCCCCGCTGACCACCGAGGCGGAGATGACCAGCGCCGGGATCGGCGTCGACGACCCGGGCGTACGGTCGACGAAGACGACCACCACGGTGGCGATGGACTTCGGCTGCGTGACCATCGACCGCAGCCTGAAGCTCTATCTCTTCGGCACCCCCGGTCAGGCCCGGTTCGGGTTCATGTGGGACGACCTGGCCCGGGGCGCGCTCGGCGCGCTGGTGGTGGTGGACAGCGCCCGGCTCGACGACTGCTATCCGGCGATCGACTTCTTCGAGCGGGCCGGGCTGCCCTTCGTGGTGGGGGTGAACGCCTTCGACGGGCGGCTCGCGCACGACCTGGCCTCGGTCCGCTGGGCGCTCGCCATCGGTGACCACGTGCCGCTGGTGCAGTTCGACGCGCGCGAGCGGCTCTCCGTCCGGGACGCCCTGCTGGTCGTCCTGGACCGCGCACTGGAACGGGCGACCCGGGAGCGGGACGCCTGA
- a CDS encoding DUF742 domain-containing protein has translation MTPEVAGEEPDPDPGVRIRPYLRSFPVGAPPPAEPEATEAGPERPASPRPFVLTAGRTAGADPGIGLETQVTARPETGSWAVSSRLAPELQAIVALCGEPISVAEISARMRMHFGVTRVLVGDLRAAGHLDVHVGATDDALDPDIILRLIDGLRAIT, from the coding sequence ATGACCCCGGAGGTCGCCGGCGAGGAGCCGGATCCGGACCCCGGGGTCCGGATCCGGCCCTACCTGCGGTCGTTTCCCGTCGGCGCTCCCCCGCCGGCGGAACCCGAGGCGACCGAGGCCGGTCCGGAGCGACCGGCCAGCCCGCGACCGTTCGTGCTGACCGCCGGGCGGACGGCCGGCGCCGACCCGGGGATCGGCCTGGAGACCCAGGTGACCGCCCGGCCGGAGACCGGTTCGTGGGCGGTGTCGTCCCGGCTCGCCCCGGAACTCCAGGCGATCGTCGCGCTCTGCGGGGAGCCGATCTCGGTCGCCGAGATCTCCGCCCGGATGCGGATGCACTTCGGCGTGACCCGGGTCCTGGTCGGCGACCTGCGCGCCGCCGGCCACCTCGACGTGCACGTCGGCGCCACCGACGACGCCCTCGACCCCGACATCATCCTGCGACTGATTGATGGACTCCGTGCGATCACCTGA
- a CDS encoding roadblock/LC7 domain-containing protein yields MTSPFLHDNLDSHPGELSPEARTFNWLLDSFTSSTAGVMEAIAVSSDGLLMAMSAIKDRSNAERLAAVVSGMTSLAGGAASWYALGGLNRVIVDMAEGYLLISAISSGSVLGVVADRSANLGTVAYEMTLFAGRAGGALSPRLIAELKNAVQQ; encoded by the coding sequence GTGACCAGCCCGTTCCTGCACGACAACCTCGACAGCCACCCGGGCGAACTCAGCCCCGAGGCCCGCACCTTCAACTGGCTGCTCGACTCGTTCACCTCCAGCACCGCGGGGGTGATGGAGGCGATCGCGGTCTCCTCGGACGGCCTGCTGATGGCCATGTCCGCGATCAAGGACCGCTCCAACGCGGAACGACTCGCCGCGGTGGTCTCCGGGATGACCAGCCTCGCCGGTGGCGCCGCCAGCTGGTACGCCCTCGGCGGACTGAACCGGGTGATCGTCGACATGGCCGAGGGCTACCTGCTGATCAGCGCGATCAGCAGTGGTTCGGTGCTCGGCGTCGTCGCGGACCGGTCCGCGAACCTCGGCACCGTGGCGTACGAGATGACGCTCTTCGCCGGGCGGGCCGGTGGCGCGCTGAGCCCGCGCCTCATCGCCGAGCTGAAGAACGCCGTTCAGCAATGA